One segment of Candidatus Melainabacteria bacterium DNA contains the following:
- a CDS encoding PLP-dependent aminotransferase family protein — MDWLDLLNVEEHGLDRTEPMYARITSGIRKAIQSGELTDNSRLPTNRELAALLKIDRSTVSRAYLELSQSGLIDSHVGRGTFVRPLAQRRRLAFKSAEEMPAVSDGAWPAVLNWTEKFSESSRASLDLIGRQPAAPERSDIISFAGGIPTEEFYPNEQFHRIVNELLQSADAARMFGYSAAEGSHYLRTEVKKHLLKHGIDCGDDELLIVSGSQQGIDLVTNIFVDPGDLVVLEDPSYFWAICNFRARQARCLPISLDNEGIRLDLLESSLARQRAKLLYVMPSYQNPTGATMSMARRIALIDLARKYQVPILEDNFVGDLVYGDAVLPPLRSLPGGKDIVIHQGTFSKALCPGLRLGWLVAPPEVTARLLLAKRTSDLSTNSIAQIILAKYLEEGLYSKHLEHVRLSYRARRDAMLKAFSEYFSDAELSSKMTWSSPAGGLFIWAKLAPGLSAREFLNFAEMEGVSFSPGDIFFLNGGHSEYLRLCFIQTEESIIVEGIKRLARAMRSYLESVARLNLADISGKARVRNNVLI; from the coding sequence ATGGATTGGCTGGATTTGCTGAATGTGGAAGAGCATGGGCTGGATCGAACCGAGCCCATGTACGCCAGAATAACCTCCGGTATTCGCAAAGCGATTCAGTCCGGAGAATTAACTGACAATAGCCGCTTGCCGACGAATAGAGAACTGGCGGCTCTTTTGAAAATTGATCGCTCCACGGTCTCGAGGGCCTATCTCGAACTGAGCCAGTCAGGCTTGATCGATAGCCACGTCGGGCGCGGCACATTCGTACGTCCGCTCGCGCAACGACGTCGTCTTGCTTTCAAGAGTGCTGAAGAAATGCCTGCCGTGAGCGATGGCGCCTGGCCTGCTGTTTTGAACTGGACTGAAAAATTCTCTGAATCCAGTCGTGCTTCGCTCGATTTGATTGGGCGCCAGCCGGCAGCACCAGAGCGCTCCGATATTATTTCTTTCGCCGGTGGAATTCCAACTGAGGAGTTCTACCCCAACGAGCAGTTTCATCGCATCGTCAATGAGTTGTTGCAGTCCGCAGATGCAGCTCGTATGTTCGGATATAGCGCTGCCGAAGGCAGTCATTATTTACGAACAGAAGTGAAGAAACATCTGCTCAAACATGGTATCGACTGTGGTGACGATGAGCTTTTGATTGTCAGCGGTTCTCAGCAGGGCATTGATTTAGTCACCAACATTTTCGTAGATCCCGGCGACCTGGTCGTTCTTGAGGACCCGAGCTATTTTTGGGCAATTTGCAATTTCCGTGCACGTCAGGCTCGTTGTCTGCCGATTAGTTTAGATAATGAAGGCATTCGCTTGGATCTCCTCGAATCCAGTCTTGCCAGGCAGAGAGCCAAGCTGCTTTATGTGATGCCAAGCTACCAGAATCCCACCGGTGCGACAATGTCAATGGCACGGCGCATTGCATTGATTGATCTGGCAAGGAAGTATCAAGTGCCCATACTCGAAGACAACTTCGTGGGCGACCTTGTTTATGGCGACGCGGTACTACCTCCGTTGCGTTCGCTTCCGGGTGGTAAGGATATCGTGATCCATCAAGGCACCTTTTCCAAGGCTCTGTGCCCCGGCTTGCGACTGGGGTGGTTGGTGGCACCACCTGAGGTGACAGCGAGATTGCTGCTCGCTAAGCGAACATCAGATCTTTCGACTAATTCAATCGCTCAAATCATTCTCGCCAAATATCTGGAAGAAGGTCTTTACAGTAAGCATCTCGAACACGTGCGTTTGTCGTACAGAGCCAGGAGAGATGCGATGTTGAAGGCTTTCTCTGAATATTTTTCTGACGCAGAATTGAGTTCAAAAATGACCTGGTCCAGTCCAGCTGGAGGTTTGTTTATTTGGGCAAAGTTAGCGCCTGGTCTTTCGGCGCGTGAATTTCTGAATTTTGCTGAGATGGAGGGTGTTTCATTCTCTCCCGGTGACATCTTCTTTTTGAATGGCGGTCACTCGGAGTATCTCCGACTCTGTTTTATTCAAACAGAGGAGTCAATTATTGTAGAGGGTATAAAACGGCTCGCAAGAGCTATGCGCAGCTATTTAGAATCGGTTGCGCGTTTGAACTTGGCGGATATTTCCGGCAAAGCGCGTGTGCGCAACAACGTACTGATTTGA
- a CDS encoding serine--tRNA ligase, whose product MIDLRLIREKADEIEKALGRRNGGFSIKELVEVDAAQRKAQSEWEALNQRSNQLQGLIKAAQADEREKLKVEAKDVNVRIKEANALRTELDARVKELHFALPNVPDASVPDGPDETHNVELHVWGEKPEIEDPKEHWELGPPLRIFDFERGVKIAESRFTVLMEMGAKMERALMNFMLDFHSSRGYSEVFPPILVNRQCMIGTGQLPKFEGDFYKCADDELYLVPTAEVPVTNLYRDEVLDASALPISHCAYTPNFRREAGSAGKDTRGYIRQHQFNKVELVKFCLPEDSEAEHEKLTRDAEAVLEALKLPYRRVILCAGDIGFSAKKCFDLEVWFPGQNKYREISSCSNFGDFQARRANLKYRPADEGKARFLHTINGSGLAIGRTLAAILENYQQPDGSVRVPEVLVPYLGGLKELRRTDGAPCAGACH is encoded by the coding sequence ATGATTGATCTAAGACTAATTCGAGAAAAAGCAGACGAAATTGAGAAGGCTCTGGGGCGTCGCAATGGCGGTTTCTCGATCAAAGAATTAGTTGAGGTTGATGCCGCTCAGCGCAAGGCGCAGAGCGAGTGGGAAGCGCTCAATCAACGTAGCAACCAGCTGCAAGGTCTGATTAAGGCGGCTCAGGCAGATGAGCGCGAAAAGCTGAAAGTAGAGGCCAAGGACGTAAATGTTCGCATCAAAGAAGCCAACGCATTGCGCACTGAGTTGGATGCGCGGGTGAAAGAGCTTCACTTTGCTTTGCCGAACGTTCCAGATGCTTCCGTTCCCGATGGTCCTGACGAAACTCACAATGTCGAGCTGCATGTGTGGGGCGAAAAGCCGGAGATCGAAGATCCCAAGGAGCATTGGGAATTAGGGCCTCCATTACGCATTTTCGATTTTGAACGCGGCGTGAAAATTGCCGAGTCACGTTTCACTGTGCTCATGGAAATGGGTGCGAAGATGGAGCGTGCCTTGATGAACTTCATGCTCGACTTCCACTCAAGCCGCGGTTATAGCGAAGTTTTTCCGCCGATACTTGTTAATCGTCAATGCATGATTGGTACCGGACAGTTGCCCAAGTTCGAAGGGGACTTCTATAAGTGTGCAGATGACGAACTATATCTGGTGCCTACTGCAGAGGTGCCGGTAACTAATTTGTATCGTGATGAGGTTTTAGATGCTTCTGCTCTGCCCATCAGTCACTGTGCTTACACGCCTAATTTCCGTCGAGAAGCTGGTAGCGCGGGCAAGGACACGCGAGGCTACATTCGGCAGCATCAGTTCAACAAGGTCGAGCTGGTCAAATTTTGCTTGCCTGAAGACTCAGAAGCGGAGCACGAAAAGTTGACGCGTGATGCGGAAGCCGTTCTAGAGGCGCTCAAGTTGCCATATCGGCGAGTAATCTTGTGTGCCGGCGACATTGGTTTTTCTGCAAAAAAATGCTTCGATCTTGAAGTCTGGTTTCCCGGTCAAAACAAGTATCGTGAAATCAGCTCATGCAGTAACTTTGGCGATTTCCAGGCACGGCGAGCGAATCTCAAGTACAGACCCGCTGATGAAGGAAAAGCTCGCTTCTTGCACACTATAAACGGCTCTGGATTAGCGATCGGCAGAACTCTGGCGGCGATATTAGAGAATTACCAGCAGCCTGACGGAAGCGTCAGGGTGCCTGAGGTGCTTGTCCCATACCTGGGTGGACTGAAAGAGCTCAGACGGACTGACGGCGCTCCGTGTGCTGGAGCTTGCCACTAA